Proteins encoded by one window of Rubinisphaera margarita:
- a CDS encoding tetratricopeptide repeat protein has product MPIQTHHVLLLALLCSATGCAQSRNPLTWFRSTTSQDAAIQAMVADQQSAARQVNSGKESSLYPPEIVQQEPLPRTEKDLKNPLHLHLSYARLQEQIGNLTEARSSYEKVIDGIPESVEANLGLARLDALAGKHVEAEARYRSLTSTAPNSHEAHYTFGQYLAEQKRHTEAIVEIQKAVKMQPQNTKYRYSLGIEMARIEQYPEAVQTLSQSVSRAEAAYNVGYVALVENGDRYTAERYLSEALEHDANLTAARYWLTEIKKEEPAGRTQILTASATHQVEKQSAEKQPVINAVANRRAEQSESQFLMPATSPPGVRPEDLTPEQWEQWQNQTRLR; this is encoded by the coding sequence ATGCCGATTCAAACACATCATGTACTCCTGCTGGCACTCCTGTGCTCTGCAACGGGGTGCGCCCAGTCACGGAATCCACTGACATGGTTCCGTTCGACCACTTCTCAGGATGCCGCCATTCAGGCGATGGTCGCTGACCAGCAGTCCGCTGCGCGTCAGGTGAACTCCGGTAAGGAATCGAGCCTCTATCCGCCGGAAATCGTACAGCAGGAGCCGTTGCCACGTACTGAGAAGGACCTGAAGAATCCACTTCACCTTCACCTCAGTTACGCCCGGCTTCAGGAACAGATCGGCAACCTGACGGAAGCCCGTTCGTCTTATGAGAAGGTCATCGATGGCATCCCGGAATCGGTCGAAGCCAATCTTGGACTCGCTCGACTGGATGCTCTGGCCGGAAAGCATGTCGAAGCCGAAGCCCGCTACCGCAGCCTGACGAGCACAGCTCCGAATTCTCATGAGGCACACTACACGTTCGGTCAGTACCTGGCCGAGCAGAAGCGACATACCGAAGCGATCGTCGAGATTCAGAAGGCGGTGAAAATGCAGCCGCAGAATACGAAATATCGCTACTCGCTCGGAATCGAGATGGCCCGCATCGAACAGTATCCCGAAGCGGTGCAGACGCTGTCCCAGTCGGTCAGCCGGGCTGAAGCCGCCTACAATGTCGGCTATGTCGCCCTCGTTGAGAATGGTGATCGATACACCGCCGAGCGATACCTTTCCGAAGCGCTTGAGCACGACGCCAATCTGACAGCCGCCCGCTACTGGCTGACAGAGATCAAGAAGGAAGAGCCAGCCGGCCGCACTCAGATTCTCACGGCTTCCGCCACACATCAGGTCGAGAAACAGTCGGCAGAGAAGCAACCTGTCATCAACGCCGTTGCCAACCGTCGGGCTGAGCAATCAGAGTCGCAGTTCCTGATGCCGGCAACAAGTCCGCCGGGCGTCCGTCCTGAAGATCTGACTCCGGAGCAGTGGGAGCAGTGGCAGAACCAGACTCGGCTGCGATAG
- a CDS encoding Rieske (2Fe-2S) protein — MAEKTRVCSVDELTDGAGKEFAVAGRVIAIFRIGDEVHAIDGLCPHAGGPIGTGTLRRGVVTCPWHGWQFDVRTGQHCLSSSIQTTVYDASVENGDVYITLPE; from the coding sequence ATGGCAGAAAAGACCCGCGTCTGTAGCGTTGATGAACTGACCGATGGAGCGGGGAAGGAATTCGCCGTCGCCGGACGAGTCATCGCAATCTTCCGTATCGGCGACGAAGTCCACGCGATCGATGGTCTCTGCCCTCATGCCGGGGGGCCGATTGGAACGGGAACGCTTCGCAGAGGTGTCGTTACTTGCCCGTGGCATGGGTGGCAGTTCGACGTCCGCACTGGTCAGCACTGCCTCTCCTCGTCGATTCAAACCACGGTCTACGACGCGAGCGTGGAAAACGGGGATGTCTACATCACTCTGCCTGAGTGA